The Liquorilactobacillus nagelii DSM 13675 DNA window CTAAATATCTGCCATCATTTTGCACGTAGATATTTCGATAACCAGAAGTATTTGCTTTTGTAGGGTTATTTCCCAACATAGCAGGGCTTGTTCCACCATATTTTGTATTTATTTTTCTAATTTTTGCTTGGCCTTGTTTAACATTATTTTTAGCTTTTTTCATTTTCAAATGGCCACAAGATTTTAGATTGCCTCCTTTTAAAGCTGATGCTGTTGCGTAGTATATTTTGCCACAGGAACACTGTGTTTTATACAGTTTGCTCCCGTTGCATGTTATCCCTGTATATCTAATAACTGTTAATTCATTGAACTTCTCTCCAGGTTTTATTTCTCGACTTATATGCTCATACTGCCATTTATCCGTGGTGCCTTCAATAATGGCTTTGGCTAAACTCTCTTTAGCCTTGATTGCTTCTTCTAAAGTAGAGTATGCTCCACCAGCAAAATGTTTTCCATTTTCTGAAAGCCTAACGTAAAATTTATTAGAATTTTTATTAAATGAAATTCCTCTGACTCCAGTTAAAGAATTGCTTTGA harbors:
- a CDS encoding AP2 domain-containing protein encodes the protein MKKRGSIQEFKLATGEFSYGARLKIMGKTISKRGFKTRVEAEKCLEEMIKAHPIIPVRPGSRKAQSNSLTGVRGISFNKNSNKFYVRLSENGKHFAGGAYSTLEEAIKAKESLAKAIIEGTTDKWQYEHISREIKPGEKFNELTVIRYTGITCNGSKLYKTQCSCGKIYYATASALKGGNLKSCGHLKMKKAKNNVKQGQAKIRKINTKYGGTSPAMLGNNPTKANTSGYRNIYVQNDGRYLVLVAFKKKINYGGKYAKLSDAIEARDRLQEELWGNTLEKWKGDPLNNGKEN